Proteins encoded in a region of the Salmo trutta chromosome 34, fSalTru1.1, whole genome shotgun sequence genome:
- the LOC115173527 gene encoding glycogen synthase kinase-3 beta-like isoform X1: MSGSGRPRTSSFAEPQGNPGAAAASTGSAAAVGSSTGKTGVQQASGSSSSGCSNLKLARDSGKVTTVVATSGQGPDRPQEVSYTDIKVIGNGSFGVVYQARLIDSQEMVAIKKVLQDKRFKNRELQIMRKLDHCNIVRLRFFFYSSGEKKDEVYLNLVLDFVPETVYRVARHFNKAKSIIPIIYVKVYMYQLFRSLAYIHSQGVCHRDIKPQNLLVDPETAILKLCDFGSAKQLIRGEPNVSYICSRYYRAPELIFGATDYTANIDIWSAGCVLAELLLGQPIFPGDSGVDQLVEIIKVLGTPTREQIREMNPNYTEFKFPQIKAHPWTKVFKPRSPPEAVALCSRLLEYTPVTRFSPLEACAHAFFDELRQPNARLPSGRQLPLLFNFSTTELSIQPQLNSTLIPPHARAQTNSSVDGSGLDGSSQHSSVPGSLNNST; encoded by the exons ATGAGCGGCAGCGGGCGGCCCAGAACTAGCTCGTTTGCTGAGCCACAAGGTAATCCCGGAGCCGCTGCAGCATCCACCGGATCAGCCGCTGCGGTGGGGAGTAGCACAGGAAAGACCGGGGTCCAGCAGGCCTCGGGGAGCAGTTCGTCTGGATGCTCTAATTTAAAGCTGGCCA GGGACAGTGGGAAGGTGACTACGGTGGTGGCCACATCTGGGCAGGGTCCCGACCGCCCACAGGAGGTGTCCTACACGGACATTAAGGTAATCGGGAATGGCTCTTTCGGTGTGGTGTACCAGGCGCGCCTCATCGACAGCCAGGAGATGGTGGCCATAAAGAAGGTGCTGCAGGATAAGAGGTTCAAG AACCGAGAGCTACAGATCATGCGAAAGTTGGACCACTGCAATATCGTGAGGCTACGCTTCTTCTTCTACTCTAGTGGTGAAAAG AAGGATGAGGTGTATCTCAACCTGGTGCTGGACTTTGTCCCAGAGACCGTGTACAGGGTGGCCCGGCATTTCAACAAGGCCAAAAGCATCATTCCTATCATTTATGTCAAG GTGTACATGTACCAGCTTTTTCGCAGCCTGGCCTATATCCATTCCCAGGGTGTCTGCCATCGAGACATCAAACCCCAGAACCTGCTGGTGGACCCTGAAACTGCCATCCTAAAGCTCTGTGACTTTGGGAG CGCGAAGCAGCTGATTCGTGGGGAGCCCAATGTGTCGTACATCTGCTCGCGGTACTACCGCGCCCCAGAGCTCATCTTCGGCGCCACCGACTACACGGCCAACATCGACATCTGGTCGGCGGGCTGCGTGCTGGCCGAACTGCTACTGGGACAGCCCATATTCCCCGGGGACAGCGGAGTGGACCAGCTAGTGGAGATCATCAAG GTTTTGGGAACTCCGACACGGGAACAGATCCGAGAAATGAACCCCAACTACACAGAGTTCAAATTCCCCCAAATCAAAGCACATCCCTGGACAAAG GTGTTTAAGCCTCGCTCCCCTCCGGAGGCCGTCGCCCTGTGCTCGCGCCTGCTGGAGTACACCCCAGTCACCCGCTTCTCGCCCCTGGAGGCCTGTGCTCACGCCTTCTTCGACGAGCTGCGCCAGCCCAACGCCCGGCTGCCTAGCGGGCGACAGCTGCCCCTGCTCTTCAACTTCAGCACCACCG AGCTGTCAATCCAGCCCCAACTGAACTCCACCCTAATTCCTCCTCATGCCCGCGCACAGACCAATTCATCTG TAGACGGCTCTGGGTTAGATGGCTCCTCTCAGCACAGCTCAGTACCCGGATCACTCAACAACAGCACCTGA
- the LOC115173527 gene encoding glycogen synthase kinase-3 beta-like isoform X2: protein MSGSGRPRTSSFAEPQGNPGAAAASTGSAAAVGSSTGKTGVQQASGSSSSGCSNLKLARDSGKVTTVVATSGQGPDRPQEVSYTDIKVIGNGSFGVVYQARLIDSQEMVAIKKVLQDKRFKNRELQIMRKLDHCNIVRLRFFFYSSGEKKDEVYLNLVLDFVPETVYRVARHFNKAKSIIPIIYVKVYMYQLFRSLAYIHSQGVCHRDIKPQNLLVDPETAILKLCDFGSAKQLIRGEPNVSYICSRYYRAPELIFGATDYTANIDIWSAGCVLAELLLGQPIFPGDSGVDQLVEIIKVLGTPTREQIREMNPNYTEFKFPQIKAHPWTKVFKPRSPPEAVALCSRLLEYTPVTRFSPLEACAHAFFDELRQPNARLPSGRQLPLLFNFSTTELSIQPQLNSTLIPPHARAQTNSSDGSGLDGSSQHSSVPGSLNNST from the exons ATGAGCGGCAGCGGGCGGCCCAGAACTAGCTCGTTTGCTGAGCCACAAGGTAATCCCGGAGCCGCTGCAGCATCCACCGGATCAGCCGCTGCGGTGGGGAGTAGCACAGGAAAGACCGGGGTCCAGCAGGCCTCGGGGAGCAGTTCGTCTGGATGCTCTAATTTAAAGCTGGCCA GGGACAGTGGGAAGGTGACTACGGTGGTGGCCACATCTGGGCAGGGTCCCGACCGCCCACAGGAGGTGTCCTACACGGACATTAAGGTAATCGGGAATGGCTCTTTCGGTGTGGTGTACCAGGCGCGCCTCATCGACAGCCAGGAGATGGTGGCCATAAAGAAGGTGCTGCAGGATAAGAGGTTCAAG AACCGAGAGCTACAGATCATGCGAAAGTTGGACCACTGCAATATCGTGAGGCTACGCTTCTTCTTCTACTCTAGTGGTGAAAAG AAGGATGAGGTGTATCTCAACCTGGTGCTGGACTTTGTCCCAGAGACCGTGTACAGGGTGGCCCGGCATTTCAACAAGGCCAAAAGCATCATTCCTATCATTTATGTCAAG GTGTACATGTACCAGCTTTTTCGCAGCCTGGCCTATATCCATTCCCAGGGTGTCTGCCATCGAGACATCAAACCCCAGAACCTGCTGGTGGACCCTGAAACTGCCATCCTAAAGCTCTGTGACTTTGGGAG CGCGAAGCAGCTGATTCGTGGGGAGCCCAATGTGTCGTACATCTGCTCGCGGTACTACCGCGCCCCAGAGCTCATCTTCGGCGCCACCGACTACACGGCCAACATCGACATCTGGTCGGCGGGCTGCGTGCTGGCCGAACTGCTACTGGGACAGCCCATATTCCCCGGGGACAGCGGAGTGGACCAGCTAGTGGAGATCATCAAG GTTTTGGGAACTCCGACACGGGAACAGATCCGAGAAATGAACCCCAACTACACAGAGTTCAAATTCCCCCAAATCAAAGCACATCCCTGGACAAAG GTGTTTAAGCCTCGCTCCCCTCCGGAGGCCGTCGCCCTGTGCTCGCGCCTGCTGGAGTACACCCCAGTCACCCGCTTCTCGCCCCTGGAGGCCTGTGCTCACGCCTTCTTCGACGAGCTGCGCCAGCCCAACGCCCGGCTGCCTAGCGGGCGACAGCTGCCCCTGCTCTTCAACTTCAGCACCACCG AGCTGTCAATCCAGCCCCAACTGAACTCCACCCTAATTCCTCCTCATGCCCGCGCACAGACCAATTCATCTG ACGGCTCTGGGTTAGATGGCTCCTCTCAGCACAGCTCAGTACCCGGATCACTCAACAACAGCACCTGA